ATTTTTCTGCCAATTGAAAAAAAGTCTAAGATTTCATGAGTGATTTCTTCAATGAAGatggtaaaataattttattaatccATTAACTGCAGACCTCTGGAagcctatttatttttaactcttgagTTTTCTTGTGAGTTTAAGAATAGCAATTCAGCACAGCTGTTTGGGATATCCATTCCCTGAACAGCCTGTGATTTTTCTCCAGGAGGTAAATTGGAACAATTATAgagctcacctcatttgtttccctttgtcAGGGATTACTGTCCTGTCCTACATTACCCTTTGTCTGAAAAGTATtgttccatatattttcttctttttgttgtgtttaAGATGAGAGATAAAACTAGTCTCTGTACCTATATCATGATCAGTAGTGGAAGTACTGAAAATTGTTTTTGAGGTATCCCAAAAATCTATTTCTCCAACTATAAAATTTAGACCACTTATAGTGATTGCTCATAAATTTAGATTTACTTCTATCATattatctttcatatttatattttctgatttattaagctttctcttcttttatgtGCTTTATGTCTCTTTTATATCTCTTCTTTTTACCTAGTTATTTAACAATCCATGGCTTTCAATAGACATTTCAAAAAGCCCGAAGAAAAATCAACATCTTTACTCACTTATGGAAAAATCTAAAGATACTTTAATTACGATCACAGTATTTTAGTTCTACCCTGTTTTATTTCCTAAGAATTAGaccttattattattgtttgtgCAGTCAATGATTGTTTAGATGTAACCACATATATAGCAATAGCATTCCTCTTTAAGACTTCCTTAAATTAGGGCCTTCAGGTGATTGTTTTCTCATATAAAGTAAAGCACTAATATCTACTATAACAAGGATCTTTTATGGTAAATTCTGTCAGTTTCTTTCcagttaaaatgtctttatttcaaaatcattaagaataaacaaaaagcacCTGAGAATTTCCATATGGGCTCTCACTTTCATCCTTCTAGACCTCGCTGATTCCATTGGAGACCTCTTCAGCCCATCCTGCTCTTCTCATTCCCAAGGACAGCTCCGTTTCTCACCTCCAGCACAGACTGCACTTCCCGTTGTCTACTGATTGAGCCCAGTGAAGaatctcttctcctctctgattTGCAACGAATGGTTGCGACGTGAGTGCTGAAGAGGCTTACGTGTGACCAAGATGGAGGAGCGTTATGACTTCCCAGACAGAAGCAGTGCATGCTTATCAAGGAGAGAAAGTGATTAAATATGTCATGTCCTCCACTTCAGGAGGCAAACTTCTCAAAGCTATTTTCTATATATCATCATCAACTTCTCTTATTCacccttcctcctgctccagtATGTTTTCTGGAGATTAATTCTACCAAATCAACTCTCCCAGAGGTCACCAATCGTTTACTAGCTtcaaagtttttataattttgtatgtcATTTTACTTTAGTATTTTTCTGAGTAAGGATTGTCTTGCTGCTTTGAGATactttctatttcatcttgaAGTTAGTACCAAAATAGGgaagtaaaaatggaaacataactgGCCCATACcattattttccatcattttcaatacatcattttttctttctccactcaaCTTTCTTAGAAAGCTGTCCTTGCATTTGGATGCACTgagtcaaaaggaaaacaattgtcAGTCTGAATATGACGAAAGAAATAAAGTGAATCCCCAGGTGAGAAAAATGACAGCAGGAGTTCTTCTCTTATCACCCTTTTCACTACTCCAGTGTGGTTTCTGATCATTAATTCCACCAAACAAACTCACACTAAGGTCAGTTTCATCTGTTTCCTCATGTAGTGGATGGTTTCAATCAACAGAGCAGCCTACTGACCTTCAACATAGTACTAatcaaaatattgataaatgaCCATCATAAGTCACTAAATATGCCatgatttaaagtaaataaaacattaaacatattaATATGATTTGCCAATATATCGATTCCATGAAATCTATCCAGaggcaaatatatttcaaaagagggaaaatgatgcagagaaaaaataatccacGCTGTGTTATAGGTCAGACCTATTTTTCTCCTCCACTTCAGAAGGCAAACTTCTCAAAgctattttctaaatattgtcATTAACATTTCTTATTCACCCTTCCCCCTATTCCAGTGTGGTTCTGATGACTAATTCCACAAAATCAACTGTCTCTGAAGTCACCAATGCCATCTATTTCCCAGTGTGCTGGGCAGTTTCCATCCACATTTTTCATTAATACATTGAGTATTCTAAGCAGTTTCAGTCTTTAAACATGgtcttctctccattctctctcgtTCTGAAAATGCATGGCTATTCCACCTGTTTTCTTTGCGGTTCTCCCCTCACTTTTAAGGTTGAAGGTCCTAGCAACCAATTTAAGTCCTTTCTCATTCCCATATACTCTCTTCCCAGGTGACCACTTTCCTTCGTATACTCTACAGTTTGTGGAATTGCTTGTAAATTGTAAACTCAACTATCCTGCGAACATTTGCACTTAGATGTCTACcgggaaaatacagagaatatcTACCACTTTTGTTCTTACAACCTGACATGACTCAATCCAGCTTGTGCTGAGagaattccattttttcccttcccattttAGCATTAAACCTAACTGATAATAATTTCTAACATTAATtagtgttaatttaaaaataactaatattcaATTACCAATCAATTGGTTAGTGTTTTTAGGTTACtttccccacaaaaaacaaacatacaagaAAGCAGGAACTGTATTTGTTATGTTCACCTCATATCCTGAGGTCAACATACAACCAGGCTTAGAGGAAGTCTATTTTTACTTCTAACTTGAATATAATAATGATGGTAAATGAATAGTGCCATCCATTCTTTAATCAGCTTGCACACTCAGGtgtggtgtttcttttttaaagaataaacaaatagaagatATTTTCTACAGTAAAGAtttaatgaacaaagaaaataataaattggttAAATATAAAGAATGCATTTTGTTATATTAAACTACAATGTAAAGGTGCACATAATGttatagcaacaaaaataatttaaatctcataaataattaaataaataaatatttaaataaataaatagagcagCCGGGTCATCTGTATCAGACTAGTGTCCGCAGGGTTAAACACAATATTCATTAATACGCttgaaaacatttgacaaatttGATTGAGTTCAGATCACGATTACAGCAGAAATCCTTGAGTCCTTGACATGGCAGAGCAAGTGGAAGTGTGATATTATCAGTCAATGAAAAGCATTTCCATGTTGAACCAGgtgtcatttcttcctccttaacTCTGCTGCAAGTTTGTGGATGAAGAGAAGGATCTCATGATTTCTGCTCTGACGATCTCCCAGGCACAAGGGCTGTATTTCTTCTCTTGCAGATAGAGAGCGATTCTTTGGAAGTATCTCCTCACAGCCAGCAGGGAGTCCTCGTTCATCAGGGGCGTCtcttccacccccacctcctggctcAGACAGGCTTCCAGCTCAGTCAGCTGCTGATAAAGTCCAGTGTAGAGTTTGTCTAGGAGGCTCTCATCCCAGGCAGCAGACGAGCCCTCTGTGCTGAAGAGGTGGAAGATCTGCTGGATCATCTCATGGACCACAGAGATGGCTTGAGCTGTCCGGAACTGGTTGCCGTCAAACACCTCCTGGGGGAATCCAAAGTCATTTCTGTCCTTCAGGCAGGAGAAGGGGGAGATTCTCCTCATTTGCCCCAGGAGCATCAAGACCCTTGTGTTGCCCAGGCTATGGGTGTGAGGCAGGTCACATCCCAGAGAGCAGCTGGAGTGGCAGCTGAGCACCACCAGGGCCATCAGTAAGGAAAATGGTAGAGCCATTGAGGATCTtgcagatgctgctggcctggctgAGGTGGGTGACCTGTAACCCTTGTCTCTGGGTTCTCTGAAGACCTTCCTTTGTGCATGTGTCTTAAATAGGGCACACACAAGTTTCCATTTTCTGAACGTTTCACTTACTTTCTACTTctgtttttgctttcctttatgcACTTTCTGCATTGATTTAGAGCAATGTTTCTCAACCATATTTTTTCTTCACtattccttcctgcctccagagtctttttagatgtttttctaaTTGAATCTCCCAAGAAAAGTTAGTAACATAGATATACGGTATACCTTTTTATGTGTTCTCTACGTACTTCtactttataaatagaaaaaga
This genomic interval from Equus quagga isolate Etosha38 unplaced genomic scaffold, UCLA_HA_Equagga_1.0 118831_RagTag, whole genome shotgun sequence contains the following:
- the LOC124232806 gene encoding interferon alpha-2-like — encoded protein: MALPFSLLMALVVLSCHSSCSLGCDLPHTHSLGNTRVLMLLGQMRRISPFSCLKDRNDFGFPQEVFDGNQFRTAQAISVVHEMIQQIFHLFSTEGSSAAWDESLLDKLYTGLYQQLTELEACLSQEVGVEETPLMNEDSLLAVRRYFQRIALYLQEKKYSPCAWEIVRAEIMRSFSSSTNLQQS